A window from Streptomyces sp. NBC_00335 encodes these proteins:
- a CDS encoding TetR/AcrR family transcriptional regulator, whose translation MVEEVMSRRSRITPEREAELHGAVLDLLREVGYEALTMDAVAARTKSSKATLYRQWGSKPELVAKALRCTQPVSLREIDTGSIRGDFGVMIENSDDAQMAKDTALMRGLTHAVHESPELHKALRDLLVDPEINGLQEMLRRAVDRGEIAPDCPALAFVPHMLIGAFIALPLIEDRSVDRTFLGDFIDAVVFPALGV comes from the coding sequence ATGGTCGAAGAGGTCATGTCGCGTCGAAGCCGGATCACCCCCGAGCGGGAAGCCGAACTCCACGGGGCGGTCCTCGACCTCCTGCGCGAGGTCGGCTACGAGGCGTTGACCATGGACGCCGTCGCCGCCCGTACGAAGTCCAGCAAGGCCACCCTCTACCGCCAGTGGGGGAGCAAGCCCGAGCTGGTCGCGAAGGCCCTGCGCTGCACCCAGCCGGTCTCCCTCCGGGAGATCGACACGGGCAGCATCCGCGGGGACTTCGGGGTCATGATCGAGAACTCCGACGACGCCCAGATGGCGAAGGACACCGCGCTGATGCGGGGCCTGACCCACGCGGTGCACGAGAGCCCCGAGCTCCACAAGGCGCTGCGGGACCTGCTGGTCGATCCGGAGATCAACGGTCTGCAGGAGATGCTGCGAAGGGCGGTGGACCGAGGCGAGATCGCCCCGGACTGTCCGGCCCTGGCCTTCGTCCCGCACATGCTCATCGGGGCGTTCATCGCCCTCCCGCTCATCGAGGACCGGTCCGTCGACCGGACCTTCCTCGGTGACTTCATCGACGCCGTGGTCTTCCCCGCCCTCGGCGTCTGA